One Lacipirellulaceae bacterium DNA window includes the following coding sequences:
- a CDS encoding PEP-CTERM sorting domain-containing protein (PEP-CTERM proteins occur, often in large numbers, in the proteomes of bacteria that also encode an exosortase, a predicted intramembrane cysteine proteinase. The presence of a PEP-CTERM domain at a protein's C-terminus predicts cleavage within the sorting domain, followed by covalent anchoring to some some component of the (usually Gram-negative) cell surface. Many PEP-CTERM proteins exhibit an unusual sequence composition that includes large numbers of potential glycosylation sites. Expression of one such protein has been shown restore the ability of a bacterium to form floc, a type of biofilm.) yields the protein MHSFFNRSFLITLFMFGCSIEQSFGQHVTLAFEGEVESFSNELQGFFQVGQPLRGNYTYDLATPGTPLMNAGTKYDEAVTSLRARFANGYFVEEGGDDDLFTNDGPPTNDVFSVFSTNPDAEPVIGLPLGAFILSLIDTSSTVFTNEDLPSIAPDLASFDFRDGRLIFLDPGNGNKVVQFSITALRTVPEPTGLVLLSLAGGFFACWRKR from the coding sequence ATGCATTCTTTTTTCAATCGCTCGTTTCTCATCACACTGTTCATGTTTGGGTGCTCAATAGAACAGAGTTTTGGGCAACATGTCACACTTGCTTTCGAAGGTGAGGTCGAGTCGTTCTCTAATGAGCTGCAGGGGTTTTTTCAAGTCGGCCAACCGTTGCGGGGAAATTACACTTACGATTTGGCGACTCCCGGTACGCCGCTTATGAACGCTGGGACTAAGTACGACGAAGCCGTCACTTCACTGCGCGCCCGATTTGCCAACGGATATTTTGTTGAGGAAGGGGGCGACGACGACCTTTTTACGAATGATGGGCCTCCCACGAATGATGTCTTTTCGGTGTTCTCGACGAATCCAGACGCAGAACCCGTGATCGGTTTGCCGCTGGGAGCTTTCATTCTTAGCTTGATCGACACAAGTTCGACCGTCTTCACGAATGAGGACCTGCCGTCGATCGCGCCGGACTTGGCTTCTTTCGATTTTAGAGATGGCCGTTTGATCTTTTTGGACCCAGGCAATGGCAACAAAGTCGTCCAGTTCTCAATTACCGCACTGCGAACGGTCCCTGAGCCAACCGGTCTGGTACTTCTGTCGCTTGCCGGGGGATTCTTCGCCTGCTGGAGAAAGCGTTAG
- a CDS encoding S8 family serine peptidase: protein MKTYMLSVLLLAIYFVDVASGGSDSISSNGVNAIGLTQFDGVPLDGRNIIVGQVEDVRPGLPGKDDETNFNTQVIPNMVVKREGSSLADDELATDPHATQVASVLISTDTVDSNNNGITPVGIVPMAQLKASAYGNPAFISEYDAALLSTQWVATNGAKVINHSWSTELPSPVATESDGNSQLTLGMDWIANRYNILNVQAGDQEALTGGTGRPVPIDNFNGITVARSARDSSGVFRDVSNGNFQPLDAGIRTYTDILAPGVLVETAEVNDSPIPANNPTLGEQRLTGTSYAAPHVTGTAVMLQQYAAERFTAGADGWTSTTSVTGAVEQTAIRHEVLKAVIMNSADKLKDDESVMYPGTNDLIPEGRLLGMERTVRKKDNSTWFDSIAYDETAFAGIGTAYAVDEEMGAGHLNTKRALQQFIPGEHEEFGISGETVPLIGWDFGTTTGTAFTDYARYRFNEDLEEGHFISATLAWDRIVEFETDNGTVNEFDENDEFAPYTDDPEFRPADSQVNDLELYLMPAFAGNLGQAVALSSNDTGATVEHLFFEIPEDGAYELWVRQQDADVGNSQDFGLAWWYGLAPDLPDPGATSDFDGDGDIDGADLAQWQGDYGLNADSDVNNDGSSDGLDFLAWQREFTGPSSTASGSPVPEPSSLLLLGCIGMLGSLRFSRVA, encoded by the coding sequence ATGAAGACTTATATGCTTAGCGTTTTGCTGTTGGCCATTTATTTTGTGGATGTTGCTTCTGGAGGTTCGGACTCGATTAGCAGCAATGGCGTGAACGCGATAGGACTAACTCAATTTGATGGTGTGCCGCTTGATGGAAGAAACATCATCGTCGGGCAAGTTGAAGACGTACGCCCTGGATTACCAGGCAAAGATGACGAAACAAATTTCAACACTCAAGTAATTCCCAACATGGTCGTTAAACGAGAAGGGTCTAGTCTTGCAGATGATGAATTAGCAACAGACCCGCATGCTACTCAAGTAGCAAGTGTGCTCATATCCACGGACACGGTAGACAGTAACAACAACGGAATTACCCCTGTTGGAATTGTCCCTATGGCTCAGCTTAAAGCGTCAGCCTACGGGAACCCAGCCTTTATCAGCGAGTACGATGCTGCTTTGCTCTCAACACAGTGGGTAGCCACTAATGGTGCTAAGGTCATCAACCATAGCTGGTCTACTGAACTGCCAAGCCCAGTAGCAACGGAATCGGACGGAAACTCTCAGCTAACACTCGGGATGGACTGGATTGCGAATCGCTACAACATCCTCAACGTACAAGCCGGTGACCAAGAAGCATTGACGGGAGGTACGGGTAGACCAGTTCCAATTGACAACTTCAATGGTATTACCGTTGCAAGGTCAGCAAGGGATTCAAGTGGAGTATTTCGCGATGTTTCTAATGGGAATTTCCAACCACTTGATGCTGGAATTAGAACGTACACCGATATTCTCGCTCCAGGTGTACTGGTGGAAACTGCCGAGGTAAACGACAGCCCTATTCCAGCGAACAATCCAACCTTAGGGGAGCAACGACTTACAGGAACCAGTTATGCAGCCCCTCATGTCACTGGAACGGCAGTGATGTTACAGCAGTATGCCGCCGAACGATTTACGGCAGGAGCAGATGGGTGGACCAGCACGACCAGCGTTACAGGTGCTGTTGAACAAACTGCAATTCGCCACGAAGTTCTTAAGGCTGTAATTATGAATTCGGCTGATAAGCTGAAGGATGACGAATCCGTAATGTATCCAGGAACAAACGACCTTATTCCCGAAGGCCGACTCTTAGGCATGGAACGTACCGTGCGAAAAAAAGACAACTCAACTTGGTTCGACTCGATTGCATATGACGAAACAGCCTTCGCAGGCATCGGCACGGCTTACGCAGTTGATGAAGAAATGGGAGCTGGTCACCTCAATACAAAACGTGCTTTGCAGCAATTCATTCCAGGAGAACATGAGGAATTTGGGATCAGTGGTGAAACAGTACCCCTCATCGGTTGGGACTTCGGAACAACTACGGGTACCGCATTTACTGATTACGCACGATATCGATTCAACGAAGACTTAGAAGAAGGACACTTCATATCAGCTACTTTAGCCTGGGACAGGATAGTCGAGTTTGAAACCGACAATGGAACCGTCAATGAATTTGATGAGAACGACGAATTCGCTCCTTACACAGACGACCCCGAGTTTCGTCCTGCGGACTCGCAAGTAAATGACCTTGAGCTGTACTTGATGCCAGCCTTTGCGGGAAATCTTGGTCAAGCTGTTGCACTCTCATCTAATGACACAGGAGCAACTGTCGAACATCTTTTCTTTGAGATACCCGAAGATGGTGCTTATGAACTATGGGTTCGGCAGCAAGACGCTGATGTGGGCAATAGTCAAGATTTTGGGCTAGCTTGGTGGTACGGACTCGCACCCGATCTTCCGGACCCTGGAGCCACCAGCGACTTCGATGGCGATGGGGACATTGACGGTGCGGACCTCGCTCAGTGGCAGGGCGACTACGGTCTGAATGCTGACAGCGACGTGAATAATGATGGCAGTAGCGATGGGCTCGACTTCTTGGCTTGGCAGCGGGAGTTTACCGGGCCTTCCTCAACGGCAAGCGGAAGCCCTGTGCCGGAGCCGAGTTCTTTGCTGCTGCTAGGTTGCATCGGTATGCTGGGCTCACTGCGGTTTTCGCGAGTTGCTTGA
- a CDS encoding carbonic anhydrase: MGSIEYAVAVLKVPLVVVMGHESCGAVDAARKVIEEDARFPGAIDDMIHPILPAALGVRDKQGKINLDDAVHENVRRVVDRLRNESDPIMLEPQKQGKLKVVGAYYDLDRGAVEFFDRP; encoded by the coding sequence ATGGGTTCCATCGAGTATGCCGTTGCCGTGCTCAAGGTCCCGCTCGTGGTGGTAATGGGTCACGAAAGCTGCGGTGCCGTCGACGCCGCTCGAAAAGTCATCGAAGAGGACGCCCGCTTCCCGGGGGCAATTGACGATATGATCCATCCCATCCTGCCTGCCGCGTTGGGTGTCCGGGACAAGCAGGGGAAAATCAATCTCGACGACGCCGTTCACGAAAACGTCCGCCGCGTCGTCGACCGCTTACGCAACGAGTCCGACCCGATCATGCTCGAGCCCCAAAAGCAAGGCAAGTTGAAAGTCGTCGGAGCCTACTACGATCTCGACCGAGGGGCCGTAGAGTTTTTCGACCGACCCTAG